A genomic stretch from Gemmatimonadaceae bacterium includes:
- a CDS encoding multicopper oxidase domain-containing protein, whose translation MLGGLSGGLIIDGLLEDNYPSLVGVRERVMLLKDIRLPGDSSGTPKTKTMNGQLNPTIPIAPGEVQFWRIGNVGADSYMNLSLSGVPFYILAIDGNLTGCVTLSRWSPGVCPVPATQYLLPPSSRVEVAVIGPPAGTYALMSQYVNTGPAGDSNPPVTLATVSSSSSSRVPQPQMAAARATLTKRSFTKATNVHPTPAALSRAVITKRITLVYTENTAGTEFFINGKQFDPSRVDTDVNVGDIVEFTIVNQTAELHTFHIHQTDFFVTQINGQPANSVSLQDNVNVPFMAAGIPGVVKVIVPFLDPVAIGKFVYHCHILEHEDGGMMATIRLSASNERTTQVRRRR comes from the coding sequence CTGCTCAAAGACATCCGGCTTCCGGGCGACTCGAGCGGCACCCCGAAGACGAAGACGATGAATGGTCAACTCAATCCGACCATCCCAATCGCCCCAGGGGAGGTGCAGTTCTGGAGAATCGGCAACGTTGGCGCCGACTCGTACATGAATCTCTCCCTTAGCGGCGTACCGTTCTATATTCTCGCAATAGACGGCAATCTTACCGGCTGCGTGACGCTGAGCCGTTGGTCGCCTGGTGTCTGTCCCGTGCCCGCGACGCAGTACCTCCTTCCTCCGTCGTCTCGGGTCGAAGTGGCCGTCATTGGTCCGCCGGCTGGAACGTACGCGTTGATGTCACAATACGTGAATACCGGGCCTGCGGGCGATTCGAATCCGCCGGTAACACTGGCGACGGTCTCGTCATCGAGCAGTTCGCGCGTTCCTCAGCCACAAATGGCAGCCGCGCGCGCCACGCTGACGAAGCGCAGCTTCACAAAAGCGACCAACGTACATCCGACGCCAGCAGCCCTGAGCCGCGCCGTGATCACCAAGCGCATCACCCTCGTGTACACGGAGAATACGGCAGGAACGGAGTTTTTTATCAACGGGAAGCAGTTCGATCCATCGCGCGTGGACACCGACGTCAATGTGGGCGATATCGTTGAGTTCACTATCGTGAACCAAACGGCGGAACTGCACACCTTTCATATCCACCAAACGGACTTCTTTGTCACGCAGATCAACGGTCAGCCGGCGAATAGCGTGAGCTTGCAGGACAATGTCAACGTGCCCTTCATGGCGGCTGGCATCCCAGGCGTCGTGAAAGTGATCGTTCCGTTTCTTGATCCGGTCGCCATTGGGAAGTTCGTGTATCACTGTCATATTCTCGAGCACGAGGACGGCGGAATGATGGCCACCATTCGCCTAAGCGCATCAAACGAACGCACAACACAGGTACGGCGCCGTCGCTAG